In Eriocheir sinensis breed Jianghai 21 chromosome 3, ASM2467909v1, whole genome shotgun sequence, a genomic segment contains:
- the LOC127005135 gene encoding uncharacterized protein LOC127005135 has protein sequence MVKADPARNTLCRPGCGRCRGPSRAAARCKNLVLALSAGVLLAVVCRRGVPRTSLPEQHSYIGNEDVRRVSVNWESSKRPHEYNDVEEMIYLPERKVDDRNLNLMPNIISENKGDYYVRKDNRNEDERRVSDNRESSKWPQNYNDVEKNLYPPERELGDRNLNLVPNTVSENKGKYYVGKGNRTTRMKYGRETANKDYLNTYKKKIIGSVATYRLTPSTATSAFPSTSSVASSSSSSSSSTTTTNITANLATVTASSVALATASNNLIQHIQVDETQKTILFYTTFFGGSWETFLRERTRLDHVCPVSSCRFLFESAHPEEADAVVFHADDIKADSLPGVRRPDQLYIWLNMESPEEVGSIRGLVRAKPRRKSRRKMVRKEDEKLYGRPDFFNWTFTYHRDSDLLLLYGGLWPLKGDVGERPGLLNTSGSSYRDYVAALGRGELLQDMRRDWSAFLSRPKLAVWMASHCSTLSGREFYVKELQRHLHVDVFGSCGDLRCGKTHEDVECYSRLLQPTYKFYLSFENNMCQDYITEKVWLVLHYGLVPVVYGGARYADFLPPHSYVDATVRTPRQLARLLDEVGNSPELYGRYHLWRHYWKVLLGPPLCELCLNLHHRGTRNDEDEKEEEVAGRRQYTNLRRWWLGVNNCSSRYPLDRYPRPPEPDTRPFLQKIKDVFGIYVEAAKAVLPAARQQT, from the exons ATCCCGCGCGGAACACCCTGTGTCGCCCTGGGTGTGGCAGGTGCCGTGGCCCGTCTCGCGCCGCGGCCAGATGCAAGAATTTGGTCTTGGCGCTCTCTGCCGGAGTCCTGCTCGCGGTGGTCTGCAGAAGGGGCGTTCCTCGGACTTCCTTACCGGAACAGCACTCGTATATTGGGAACGAAGATGTAAGAAGAGTTAGTGTCAATTGGGAGTCGAGTAAAAGGCCTCATGAATATAATGACGTAGAAGAAATGATATATCTTCCTGAAAGAAAGGTTGATGATAGAAACCTAAACCTTATGCCTAATATAATATCTGAAAACAAAGGTGATTATTATGTGAGAAAAGATAACAGGaacgaagatgaaagaagagttaGCGACAATCGGGAGTCAAGTAAATGGCCTCAGAACTATAATGACGTAGAAAAAAATTTATATCCTCCTGAAAGAGAGCTTGGTGATAGAAACCTCAACCTCGTGCCTAATACTGTATCTGAAAACAAAGGTAAATATTATGTGGGAAAAGGTAACAGGACTACGAGAatgaaatatggaagagaaacCGCCAATAAAgactatttaaatacatacaaaaaaaaaataataggctcTGTAGCTACTTACCGACTTACTCCCTCCACCGCtacctctgcctttccttccaccAGTagcgtcgcctcctcctcctcgtcctcctcctcctccaccaccaccactaacatcaccgcAAACCTCGCCACCGTCACTGCCTCTTCCGTTGCCCTCGCCACAGCCTCAAACAACCTCATACAACATATCCAAGTCGACGAAACCCAAAAGACCATATTGTTTTACACGACCTTTTTCGGCGGATCGTGGGAGACCTTTCTGAGGGAGAGGACTCGCCTGGATCACGTGTGTCCGGTCTCAAGCTGCCGTTTCCTCTTCGAGTCTGCTCACCCCGAAGAGGCGGACGCTGTAGTTTTTCACGCCGATGACATCAAGGCAGACTCATTGCCAGGCGTGCGGCGGCCGGACCAACTCTACATCTGGCTGAACATGGAGTCACCGGAGGAGGTCGGGAGCATTCGTGGCCTTGTCCGAGCTAAGCCACGGCGCAAGAGTCGAAGGAAGAtggtaaggaaggaggatgaaaagctaTACGGCCGGCCAGACTTCTTCAACTGGACCTTCACTTACCACCGGGACTCTGACTTGCTACTGCTCTACGGAGGCTTGTGGCCGCTGAAAG GAGATGTTGGTGAGCGCCCAGGCCTTCTCAACACCTCCGGGTCATCTTACCGTGACTACGTGGCAGCGCTGGGTCGCGGGGAGCTGCTGCAGGACATGCGGCGGGACTGGTCAGCCTTTCTAAGCCGCCCCAAGCTCGCCGTGTGGATGGCGTCGCACTGCAGCACTCTTTCAG GCCGCGAGTTCTACGTCAAGGAGCTTCAGCGTCACCTCCACGTCGATGTGTTTGGCTCGTGCGGTGACCTGCGATGCGGCAAGACTCACGAAGACGTCGAGTGCTACTCCCGCCTCCTCCAGCCGACCTACAAATTTTATCTGTCATTCGAGAACAATATGTGTCAAGATTACATCACAGAGAAG GTGTGGCTGGTGCTGCACTACGGACTGGTGCCAGTGGTCTACGGAGGTGCCCGCTACGCCGACTTCCTGCCGCCTCACTCCTACGTGGACGCGACCGTCCGCACGCCCCGCCAGCTGGCCCGCCTCCTGGACGA GGTTGGGAATTCACCGGAGCTGTACGGCCGTTACCATCTGTGGCGTCATTACTGGAAAGTGCTCCTGGGACCCCCGTTGTGTGAGCTCTGCCTTAATCTGCACCACAGAGGGACACGCAacgacgaggacgagaaggaggaggaggtggctgggcGGCGACAGTACACGAACCTACGAAGGTGGTGGCTGGGCGTCAATAACTGCTCCTCCCGCTACCCTCTGGACCGCTATCCCCGCCCGCCGGAGCCCGACACGAGGCCGTTCCTTCAGAAGATAAAAGATGTATTCGGGATCTACGTGGAGGCTGCCAAAGCTGTTCTCCCCGCCGCCAGACAACAGACGTGA